Proteins from a single region of Syntrophorhabdaceae bacterium:
- a CDS encoding aminopeptidase: MLSDKALDRYADVLLWGLATAKKRAFKKNEIILLQYELPALNLAEILYGKILDLGMHPIQRLGLTFGMEYNFFRKGNEKQLTFWPPGEKELYKNIHGRIFLRAPTSLTHLKDIDPMKIGKVLVSRKPLRDILDKREAERLYSWTLCTLPTSELARQAKASLTQYTEQIIKACYLDRPDPVAEWRAIHTNVTEIKKWLNSLKVKSFHMESRNIDLTVTPGERRKWAGVSGHNIPSFELFFSPDWRGTQGTYFANLPSFRTGNYVEGVRLRFVKGVATTVEAKVGGEFAQKQLLMDQGASRVGEFSLTDRRFSRIDRFMADTLFDENFGGKHGNCHVALGASYTDTYNGDPAEMTPALKKKLGFNDSALHWDLVNTEDKIVTAHLTSGRKIVIYEGGVFRY, encoded by the coding sequence ATGCTGAGCGATAAGGCGCTTGACCGCTACGCGGACGTCCTTCTCTGGGGACTGGCAACAGCGAAGAAACGTGCTTTCAAGAAAAACGAGATTATCCTGCTTCAGTATGAATTGCCCGCGCTAAATCTCGCCGAGATTCTCTATGGAAAAATACTCGATCTTGGCATGCACCCCATCCAGCGTCTGGGGCTCACCTTCGGCATGGAGTACAATTTCTTTCGAAAGGGTAACGAGAAACAGCTCACCTTCTGGCCCCCCGGCGAAAAAGAACTCTACAAAAACATACATGGCAGAATATTCCTGAGGGCACCCACCTCACTCACACACCTCAAAGACATCGACCCCATGAAGATCGGAAAGGTCCTGGTTTCACGAAAGCCGCTTAGGGACATCCTTGATAAACGCGAAGCAGAGAGGCTCTATAGCTGGACGCTTTGTACGCTGCCGACCTCTGAATTAGCGAGACAGGCAAAGGCATCGCTTACTCAGTACACGGAGCAGATTATCAAGGCCTGTTACCTTGACCGGCCCGACCCTGTGGCTGAATGGAGGGCCATCCACACAAACGTAACGGAGATTAAGAAATGGTTGAACTCCTTGAAGGTCAAATCATTTCACATGGAATCAAGAAACATCGATCTTACTGTTACACCGGGAGAAAGGCGCAAATGGGCAGGCGTATCCGGCCATAACATCCCCAGTTTCGAACTCTTTTTCTCGCCCGATTGGCGCGGAACGCAAGGGACCTATTTCGCCAACCTGCCATCTTTCAGGACCGGAAATTACGTGGAAGGGGTCCGGCTCAGGTTCGTCAAAGGCGTTGCAACAACCGTTGAAGCAAAGGTCGGCGGGGAGTTCGCACAAAAACAACTCCTGATGGATCAGGGTGCATCGCGTGTCGGAGAATTTTCCCTGACCGACAGGAGATTTTCACGTATCGATCGCTTCATGGCCGACACCCTCTTCGATGAAAACTTCGGTGGAAAACACGGAAACTGCCACGTTGCGCTCGGGGCGTCTTATACAGATACGTATAACGGGGATCCGGCAGAAATGACACCTGCCTTGAAGAAGAAGCTCGGTTTTAACGACTCTGCCCTGCACTGGGACCTCGTAAATACCGAGGACAAGATCGTCACGGCACATCTCACGAGCGGCAGAAAGATCGTCATATACGAGGGGGGCGTGTTCAGATATTAG
- a CDS encoding dienelactone hydrolase family protein: MKYRIITVLTVFAMVVSTGIGNAAPKVAEKTVTYNAEGTVLEGYLAYNGNMKGKRPGVLVVPEWWGLNDYARMRARMLAELGYTAIAVDMYGDGRVAKTPQEATQLSSEVMNHFETGKARFLAAMDLLKSQPTVDPLQIAAIGYCFGGGVVLNMARQSADLKGVVSFHGSLTAVRPAAFGLVKARILVLQGDADKFVPAQQVEQFQQEMKAAGADFRVILYPGAMHSFTNPEADNYAKEFNMPIGYNASADTKSWAEMKKFLKEIFKK; this comes from the coding sequence ATGAAATACCGAATAATAACGGTCTTAACCGTGTTTGCCATGGTTGTTTCCACGGGCATCGGAAATGCGGCTCCCAAGGTTGCAGAAAAGACCGTGACCTATAATGCGGAAGGCACGGTGTTAGAGGGGTATCTGGCCTACAACGGAAATATGAAAGGTAAGCGCCCCGGGGTGCTTGTGGTCCCGGAATGGTGGGGGCTCAACGACTATGCGCGCATGCGGGCACGAATGCTCGCCGAGCTCGGATATACGGCCATTGCCGTGGACATGTATGGCGACGGCCGGGTTGCTAAGACGCCCCAGGAGGCGACGCAATTATCGTCTGAGGTTATGAATCATTTCGAGACGGGCAAGGCGCGTTTTTTGGCCGCCATGGATCTTTTGAAATCGCAGCCCACGGTGGATCCGTTGCAGATCGCAGCCATCGGTTACTGTTTCGGAGGTGGAGTGGTGCTCAACATGGCGAGACAGAGTGCGGATCTCAAAGGGGTGGTAAGTTTTCACGGGAGCCTGACCGCGGTTCGACCGGCGGCTTTCGGGCTAGTCAAGGCCAGGATACTCGTGCTCCAGGGAGACGCCGACAAATTCGTGCCCGCGCAACAAGTGGAACAATTCCAACAAGAAATGAAGGCCGCCGGTGCAGACTTCAGGGTCATCCTGTACCCAGGGGCCATGCACAGCTTTACTAACCCGGAGGCTGACAACTATGCTAAGGAATTCAATATGCCGATCGGGTATAATGCGAGCGCCGACACGAAGTCCTGGGCTGAGATGAAAAAATTTCTCAAGGAAATATTCAAGAAATAG
- a CDS encoding NAD-dependent deacylase yields MTPTDRAVKALATTKFLLVITGAGISQESGVPTFRGKDGLWQNHRAEDLATVQAFERDPVTVWKWYDFRRAIISKADINPGHKAIKALEEAFHDFLLVTQNVDGLHARAGSTRMVEIHGNLWRVRCVRDSTRSMLTEVPLSVIPPLCACGALLRPDVVWFGESLCSDALDRAIRAVEMCDTLIVAGTSGVVYPVASFPEMVKHHDGFVIEINTEPTPLSAVADVSLYGRSAQILTELTSRLGL; encoded by the coding sequence ATGACACCAACCGATCGCGCAGTCAAGGCGCTCGCCACGACAAAATTCCTCCTCGTTATTACCGGTGCAGGAATTTCTCAGGAAAGCGGTGTTCCCACCTTTAGGGGAAAAGACGGATTATGGCAAAACCACCGTGCTGAGGACCTCGCCACTGTTCAGGCCTTCGAGCGCGATCCCGTAACCGTATGGAAATGGTATGACTTCAGAAGGGCCATCATCAGCAAGGCGGACATAAACCCGGGGCATAAAGCGATCAAAGCGTTGGAAGAGGCCTTTCACGATTTCCTGCTTGTTACACAGAATGTGGACGGGTTGCACGCCAGGGCGGGAAGCACCCGTATGGTCGAGATTCACGGCAACCTTTGGAGGGTGCGGTGCGTGAGAGATTCGACAAGGTCGATGCTCACCGAGGTGCCGCTTTCTGTCATTCCGCCGCTATGTGCATGCGGGGCATTACTCAGGCCTGACGTGGTCTGGTTCGGGGAATCCTTATGTTCCGACGCACTGGATCGGGCGATACGAGCCGTTGAAATGTGTGACACCCTGATCGTGGCGGGCACGTCCGGTGTGGTTTATCCCGTGGCCTCCTTTCCAGAGATGGTGAAACACCACGACGGATTTGTCATCGAGATCAACACGGAGCCCACGCCGCTCTCCGCCGTTGCAGATGTATCACTCTACGGAAGGTCGGCGCAGATACTTACGGAACTGACGAGCCGGCTTGGCCTCTAG
- a CDS encoding cysteine synthase family protein — translation MNILQAIGNTPLVELENINRNRSVRVLCKLEGCNPGGSVKDRPALYMINKAEERGELTKDRIILEPTSGNTGIAIAMIGAAKGYKVELCMPECVSTERRLILQGLGSEVFLTPAKENIDGAIRKALTLLQEEPAKYYMPNQYENPDNVLAHFETTGPEIYRQTDGNIDYFVAGMGTTGTLMGTGSYLKSKKPDVRIVGVEPVMGHTIQGLKNMTESIVPAIYRPARLDAKYMVEDGEAFEMTRLLAQKEGIFVGTSSGAAASVALKLASEIDHGTIVVLLPDRGDRYLSTMQFRSICAKCPP, via the coding sequence ATGAATATACTGCAGGCAATAGGCAACACGCCACTCGTAGAACTTGAGAACATCAACCGTAACCGGTCCGTCAGGGTTCTCTGCAAGCTCGAGGGATGCAACCCCGGAGGATCAGTAAAGGACCGGCCGGCCCTCTACATGATTAACAAGGCAGAAGAACGGGGAGAGCTCACAAAAGACAGGATCATTCTGGAGCCGACTTCAGGCAACACGGGCATCGCTATCGCCATGATCGGCGCCGCAAAAGGCTACAAGGTCGAACTCTGTATGCCTGAATGTGTAAGCACGGAGAGAAGGCTCATTCTTCAGGGTTTGGGCTCAGAAGTCTTTTTGACCCCGGCCAAGGAAAATATCGACGGCGCCATCCGAAAGGCGCTCACGCTCCTTCAAGAGGAACCGGCAAAATACTATATGCCAAACCAGTATGAGAATCCCGACAACGTACTCGCCCATTTCGAGACAACCGGTCCGGAGATATACCGACAGACCGACGGGAATATCGACTATTTTGTGGCCGGCATGGGAACTACAGGCACACTCATGGGCACAGGAAGCTATTTGAAATCCAAAAAACCCGATGTCAGGATCGTGGGCGTTGAACCTGTCATGGGCCACACCATCCAGGGATTAAAGAACATGACCGAGTCCATAGTCCCGGCCATCTACAGGCCCGCTCGGCTCGACGCCAAATACATGGTGGAAGACGGGGAGGCCTTTGAGATGACAAGGCTCCTCGCTCAGAAGGAAGGCATATTCGTGGGGACATCGAGCGGAGCCGCCGCTTCGGTGGCTTTGAAGCTTGCCTCTGAAATCGATCACGGCACCATCGTCGTGCTCCTTCCTGACCGGGGGGACCGCTACTTAAGCACCATGCAGTTTAGATCGATCTGTGCAAAGTGTCCGCCGTGA